One stretch of Methanobacteriaceae archaeon DNA includes these proteins:
- a CDS encoding DEAD/DEAH box helicase → MITMETLDHSLREILQGCYPHIEQLNPAQKAVLESGYLEDNQNFIVAIPTASGKTLLGMMAALKTLMDGGKVVYAVPLISIQNEKIKEFKAFEEYGIKVGRHPNSSDLSVMVFESFDAITRFSWNTLREVDLLIVDEFHMIGEYSRGPTIECAITRSNLINPGMRIIALSATLQNMEEICGWLDAKVVEHDYRPVPLHKEILNTEMFNTKNKNDVIVKILEKSIEDDAQALAFVSTRLFTESLAKFVSGKIKRKVPREKKKAFREVADKILEVPKKKGTRPTSICLKLAESAENGVAFHHAGLFNEQKEIIEDEFRLGNLLMITATPSLMYGVNLPSRSVVIRDYTRWTSQGPQNIPVFDYEQMSGRAGRPQYDDVGYSYLIAKTLDEAQNLQEFYVNGEVEATNSKLIENKDAVYRQIIAQVASTLAKNPVEIQEFFTKTFYGYQMQHNPYMSAFAADSLEFEINESVNFLMQNGILQATPEGLKATAYGLLIAKSNYTVETAVKLKEYATQMEELDLNQLIYQMCRTPDMPLISFKGRKSKDPVREKLSSKGIFAVDMRNQEATTASLMEWIDERNEYEIENAFHVYAATTRRAAYEASLLVKFFKNICEVSGIYAHSRDLEILSARLYYGVKDELIPLVLGVKRLGRKRARALVKTFGEDLRPFTEKELQKVDGIGPKLSEAVVRFARGE, encoded by the coding sequence CTGATAACCATGGAAACATTAGACCATTCTTTAAGAGAAATTTTACAGGGTTGCTATCCCCACATAGAACAACTGAACCCTGCCCAAAAAGCTGTTCTTGAATCAGGATATCTAGAAGATAACCAGAACTTTATTGTGGCCATTCCCACCGCCAGTGGGAAAACCCTGCTGGGAATGATGGCTGCCTTAAAAACCCTTATGGATGGTGGAAAAGTAGTTTATGCCGTTCCTTTAATTTCCATCCAAAATGAGAAGATAAAAGAGTTTAAAGCCTTTGAAGAGTATGGAATTAAGGTAGGAAGACATCCCAACTCATCTGATCTTTCAGTAATGGTTTTTGAATCGTTTGATGCCATTACCCGGTTTTCCTGGAACACCCTCAGAGAAGTGGACCTTTTAATTGTGGATGAATTTCACATGATTGGTGAATACTCCCGTGGACCTACCATAGAATGTGCCATAACCAGATCAAATCTTATAAACCCTGGAATGCGAATAATTGCTTTATCTGCCACATTACAGAACATGGAAGAGATTTGCGGCTGGTTGGATGCAAAAGTGGTGGAGCATGACTACCGCCCAGTACCATTGCACAAAGAAATCCTCAACACCGAGATGTTCAATACTAAAAATAAAAACGATGTCATAGTTAAAATCCTGGAAAAATCTATTGAAGATGATGCTCAAGCCCTGGCCTTTGTTTCTACCCGCCTATTTACTGAATCACTGGCTAAATTCGTTTCTGGTAAAATAAAGCGTAAAGTTCCTCGAGAGAAGAAAAAAGCATTCCGAGAAGTTGCAGACAAGATTCTAGAAGTTCCTAAAAAGAAAGGAACCCGACCAACCTCTATCTGCCTTAAATTAGCCGAGAGTGCAGAAAACGGAGTGGCTTTTCACCACGCCGGCCTTTTCAATGAACAAAAAGAAATCATTGAAGACGAATTCCGTTTAGGGAATTTATTAATGATTACTGCCACTCCTAGTTTGATGTACGGAGTTAATTTACCATCCCGAAGTGTGGTTATTAGAGATTACACCCGATGGACCTCTCAAGGGCCTCAAAACATTCCAGTTTTCGATTATGAGCAGATGTCAGGCCGTGCTGGTCGGCCCCAGTACGACGATGTGGGTTACTCCTACTTGATTGCCAAGACCCTGGATGAAGCTCAAAACCTGCAAGAGTTCTATGTTAATGGAGAAGTAGAAGCAACTAATTCAAAGCTCATAGAAAATAAAGACGCTGTTTATAGGCAGATTATTGCCCAGGTAGCTTCAACTCTGGCCAAAAATCCTGTAGAAATTCAAGAATTCTTTACTAAAACATTTTATGGCTACCAGATGCAGCACAACCCATATATGAGTGCTTTTGCTGCGGATAGTCTGGAATTTGAAATTAATGAATCCGTAAATTTTTTAATGCAAAACGGAATATTACAGGCCACACCCGAAGGACTAAAGGCTACTGCGTATGGTTTGCTCATAGCTAAATCCAATTACACCGTGGAAACCGCAGTGAAATTGAAAGAGTATGCCACCCAAATGGAAGAACTGGATCTTAATCAGTTAATTTACCAGATGTGTAGAACTCCAGACATGCCATTAATATCCTTTAAAGGCCGTAAAAGCAAAGATCCTGTTCGGGAGAAGCTATCCAGTAAGGGAATCTTTGCGGTGGATATGCGTAACCAGGAGGCCACTACCGCATCTCTTATGGAGTGGATTGATGAGCGTAATGAATATGAGATTGAAAACGCATTCCATGTTTATGCTGCCACCACCAGAAGGGCAGCCTATGAGGCCTCACTACTAGTGAAGTTCTTTAAGAACATATGCGAAGTTTCTGGAATTTATGCCCATTCTAGAGATTTAGAAATACTATCTGCACGTTTGTATTATGGAGTGAAGGACGAACTTATTCCTCTGGTACTGGGAGTTAAGAGATTAGGAAGAAAACGGGCCCGTGCTTTGGTTAAAACCTTTGGAGAAGATTTAAGACCATTTACCGAAAAGGAACTTCAAAAAGTTGATGGTATCGGGCCTAAATTATCAGAGGCTGTTGTAAGATTTGCTCGTGGAGAATAA
- a CDS encoding DUF2115 domain-containing protein, with protein sequence MLDLNWEKELSKQELLEILQKEARPIGISDIISASNFIHEDAIYIQADYRKKFVKAYVNGFIIRITDLKNDNAQYSGKLDFEDLKSALDLLKVQKANNDVNEDFNHSFFKIYMIISVYTTFVLDEPIHPPGTPFPGGFEVKLEGETYFCPVKESQKDNPGAVCGFCIAEQDESV encoded by the coding sequence ATGCTGGATTTAAACTGGGAAAAGGAATTATCTAAACAGGAATTATTAGAAATCCTGCAAAAAGAGGCCCGTCCCATAGGTATCTCTGACATAATCTCAGCTAGTAATTTTATTCATGAAGATGCCATCTATATACAGGCAGATTATAGAAAAAAGTTTGTAAAAGCTTATGTGAATGGTTTTATCATAAGAATAACTGATTTGAAAAATGATAATGCCCAATATTCCGGAAAATTAGACTTTGAAGATTTGAAATCCGCTCTTGATTTATTAAAAGTACAAAAAGCAAATAATGATGTAAATGAGGATTTCAATCATTCATTTTTTAAGATTTACATGATAATATCAGTTTACACCACTTTTGTCCTGGATGAACCCATTCATCCCCCGGGAACACCATTTCCTGGAGGTTTTGAGGTTAAATTAGAAGGTGAGACCTATTTTTGCCCGGTAAAAGAAAGTCAAAAGGACAATCCCGGTGCAGTATGTGGTTTTTGTATTGCAGAACAGGATGAAAGTGTTTAA
- a CDS encoding DUF2115 domain-containing protein — MLKNIDNIDFTIPLSKMDLQEILKKESRNIHIKEIMDASGYLKEDAKFMPLPEQKEYIERFTRAFFIRIKDIKEDKTHYEGLVNNKKLKDFLQVLEMQKNEARSHHELCFQKIARIVATYTAFVREESIHPVGTKFPGGFVLRYENGVYYCPVKEKQINTPSALCRFCVSVQDDSV; from the coding sequence ATGTTAAAAAATATTGATAATATTGATTTTACAATTCCCCTCAGCAAAATGGATCTTCAAGAGATTCTAAAAAAAGAGTCCCGTAATATCCATATTAAAGAAATTATGGATGCAAGTGGGTATCTGAAGGAAGATGCTAAGTTCATGCCATTACCCGAGCAAAAAGAATATATTGAAAGATTTACTCGGGCCTTTTTCATTAGAATAAAAGATATTAAAGAAGATAAGACCCATTACGAGGGTTTAGTAAATAATAAAAAGTTAAAGGATTTTTTGCAGGTCTTGGAAATGCAAAAAAATGAGGCCCGAAGTCATCACGAGCTTTGTTTTCAGAAGATTGCTCGTATTGTGGCCACCTACACTGCTTTTGTCAGAGAAGAGTCAATTCACCCGGTGGGAACTAAGTTTCCGGGTGGTTTTGTTTTAAGATATGAAAATGGTGTTTATTATTGTCCGGTTAAGGAAAAACAAATCAATACTCCTAGTGCACTGTGTCGCTTCTGTGTTAGTGTGCAGGATGATAGTGTTTAG
- a CDS encoding type II toxin-antitoxin system mRNA interferase toxin, RelE/StbE family, with protein MGNDFHKNVLISHTAHHKLEKLSHKNQVQYQHVEKKIKQIIRNPEHYKPLKGNLSGERRAHVGDFVLIYHEDPESIIIDDYDHHDRIYG; from the coding sequence TTGGGTAACGACTTCCATAAGAATGTTTTAATATCCCACACCGCCCACCATAAGCTGGAAAAACTTTCTCACAAGAACCAGGTCCAGTACCAGCATGTAGAAAAAAAGATTAAACAAATAATAAGAAATCCTGAACATTACAAACCACTAAAAGGAAATCTCAGTGGTGAAAGACGGGCCCATGTGGGCGATTTTGTATTGATTTATCATGAAGACCCAGAGAGTATTATAATTGATGATTACGATCACCATGACCGAATTTATGGTTAA
- a CDS encoding restriction endonuclease subunit S, which yields MSDEYTSAAEWEEVNLFKYMAMVKSGVVKFSGFKKYISTNSSVSSRITYHVELTYDSRPNNANMEFKENDIIFAKAKNNAHVYLIDSDSSDNLYSTGFFGLRIKNNDKILPKFVFYWLRSNLFQKEKDRNCKGIIKESINCSALKNFVIPLPPMETQKEIVEILERAEKLKEWRQKSEKLSADYLKRVFLEMFGDPFTNPNIWEEKTLGDACYTIKDGLHTVRYKDQGIPFIFAKDIINGPDDFKNNGSSKYIGLADYLKFINKCRPEKGDVLYTKGFKTGFAKYVDNDHDFSICEHLAVLKFDENQINGLFLEHILNSDYCYNQSRIFTRDAFNQNLVIAQMKRIKIMVPPIDLQNQFADFVQEIEIQKSQLAESKKEIDGIFDNVMASVFEEE from the coding sequence ATGAGCGATGAATACACATCAGCAGCAGAATGGGAAGAGGTGAATCTTTTCAAATATATGGCCATGGTCAAATCTGGTGTTGTAAAATTCAGTGGATTTAAAAAATACATATCTACTAATTCATCCGTATCATCCAGAATAACTTATCATGTCGAGCTTACCTACGATTCCCGGCCTAATAATGCCAATATGGAATTTAAAGAAAATGACATAATATTTGCTAAGGCCAAAAATAATGCTCATGTTTATTTAATTGATTCTGATTCTAGTGATAATTTGTATTCAACTGGATTTTTTGGTTTAAGAATTAAAAATAATGATAAAATACTGCCAAAATTTGTATTTTACTGGCTGCGGAGTAATTTATTCCAAAAAGAAAAGGATAGAAATTGCAAAGGAATAATTAAGGAATCTATTAATTGTTCAGCATTAAAAAATTTTGTAATTCCCCTTCCACCCATGGAAACCCAAAAGGAAATTGTGGAAATCCTTGAAAGGGCTGAAAAATTAAAGGAATGGCGACAAAAGTCAGAAAAATTATCGGCTGACTATTTGAAGAGGGTATTCTTGGAGATGTTTGGTGATCCTTTTACAAATCCAAATATCTGGGAAGAAAAAACATTGGGTGATGCCTGTTATACCATAAAAGATGGATTACATACGGTTCGCTATAAAGATCAAGGAATTCCATTTATTTTTGCTAAAGATATTATAAATGGGCCTGATGATTTTAAAAACAATGGCTCTAGTAAATATATTGGTCTGGCAGATTATCTAAAATTTATAAATAAATGCCGTCCTGAAAAGGGTGATGTTCTTTATACAAAAGGGTTTAAAACTGGATTTGCTAAATATGTTGATAATGATCATGATTTTTCTATTTGTGAGCATTTAGCAGTTTTGAAATTTGATGAAAATCAAATTAATGGCCTCTTTTTAGAGCATATTTTAAATTCAGATTACTGCTATAATCAATCCAGGATATTTACTCGAGATGCATTTAATCAAAATCTGGTAATTGCTCAGATGAAAAGAATAAAAATAATGGTTCCCCCCATTGATCTCCAAAACCAATTCGCAGATTTTGTGCAGGAAATAGAAATTCAAAAATCTCAACTAGCTGAATCCAAAAAAGAGATTGATGGAATATTTGATAATGTCATGGCTAGTGTATTTGAAGAGGAATAA
- a CDS encoding nucleotidyltransferase family protein, with protein sequence MNVISVMKNHKSEIKAKYDVKRIGIFGSYAKGLQNEESDIDVLVEFENPTFDNFMELSFFLEDLFGKSVDLLTPKSLSPYMRPSVEKEVVWCE encoded by the coding sequence ATGAATGTTATCAGTGTCATGAAAAACCACAAAAGTGAGATAAAGGCCAAATATGATGTCAAGAGAATAGGGATATTTGGTTCTTATGCCAAAGGCTTGCAAAATGAAGAAAGCGATATAGATGTGCTGGTAGAATTTGAAAATCCCACCTTTGATAATTTCATGGAACTATCATTTTTCTTGGAAGATTTATTTGGTAAAAGTGTGGATCTTCTTACTCCCAAAAGTTTAAGTCCTTATATGCGCCCTTCAGTGGAAAAAGAGGTAGTTTGGTGTGAATGA